The DNA window CAACCAAGCTCTTCACCGGCTTCCTCGGGTCGATCCATGCCCTGCTCCTCGGCAAGGCCGCTTGTCTCGACATCGGCTTCCGAATCGGTGCAGCCCAATCCCTTGACGATGGTCGTGAGGACTGACGCCATGGCTGCAGCCAGCAACGGCAACCAAGAGCCGCTGGTCTTCCCGATCGGCCACTACGTCGGCGCGAACTACCCCTTCGCCGGAGCCGAGTTGGAGTCCCACCTGCTCCGCATCGGGTGGGAGATCTACCCGCTCGGCGGCAACGACCAGCTCGGTATCTGGGCACTGGCGCACGGCCTGCCCGGGGAGCACGACACGGCGCCATGGACGTTGCAGGCAGTCGGTGGCGCCGCCCGGATGGGCGGGATTCCGGACGCCACGCGGGTGCTCGACGAGCTGATCGGCAAGGACCTGGTCGTCGAGGTCACACCCGGCACCGCTGGGGCATTGGAGTTCGCCAAGGTGGTCCGGACCAGGTCTCTGTTGAGCGGCATCGGCAACACCCGCGACGAACCGTCGCGCTACGGCATCGGGCTACCCGGAGCTCAGGCGGTCGTGAACGTGCCACTCTTCACGTACGAGCTTTGGCGATGGGGACATACCTGCGACAGCCTGTGGCACGTGAGTGAGATCTTCGCCCAAGCCGGCCGACGCGTCGTCCCAGCCGATCCGGATCAGAGCGATCCCGAACGCGTCCTCGCCCGCTGCCTGCGTGCGGCCCAAACGCTCATCGCGAACGGTGCGATCTACCTCGACGAAGCGCGCGAAGAGTTCGTCAGCGCGAGCTAGCTCGCGCTTGGCATCTTCAGGACATCCCGCCGATTACCGGCGGCCGGTCTTGAATCCTGGCGGATCTGCGGAATCCGTTCGCAGCCATCCGAAACTGAGAGGGCTGAACCTCACCATGCCTCCGATCCGACAACTCCTTCTCACCGGCATCGCCCTGATCGCCGCGGCGTCGCTCACCGGGTGTGGTGGCGCCATCGAGCCCACCCGTTCGGACAGCGAGAGCTCGGACGCACCGAGGTCGAACGCACCGAGCTCGCCGGCTGAGAGTCCGAGCGCCGAACAGCCGACCCCCAGTGCGCCAGCGCTCACCGAGAGTGCTGGGAAGGCGCCGGTCGGCAACCCGAAACCCGATGGCAACCGATGGAAGATCAACCTCGCCAGCGATGGCGCCAACACCGATCCGAAGACGTGGCCCGACGCCGGCGAGGTATTCAGCGAAGCCGAGATCACCTCCGTCATCCCGTCCACCACTGACGTGAACGTGACCGAATGTCAGAAGGGCAAGTTCCTCTTCGGCCCGAACAGTGGCAAGCAGACCCCGCGCAACGTCAGCTGCTACTACGAGATCACCAGCGACCTGCAGGCCTACGACGATCAACCTCTGCGACTGTTCGTTTCGTTCTCTGGCTTCCTCTCCCGCGACGAAGCCAGAGATCGATTCGACAGCAGCAAGGCTAGCCAGAAGAAGGCCGGCACAAAGTACCCAGACCAGTGGATGGATCTCGGCAAGGACTCCTACTGGACCGGCTCGAGCTCCCAGGTCTACGTGGGCAACGGATCCGTCGGCGGCACCTTCCAACTCGGCGCTTCGGGCAGCATCGCCGGCGAGGACGACTACATGGCGTCGAAGCGCCGGTTGCGCGACGAGTTGGAGGTGCCGTTCGCCAAGATCGTCCAGTCCAAGCTCTGACGGATTAGGCGAAGCGTGGCCGCACCGCATCAAAGGGGCTTGAACGACGTCGCGATCCGATTGACCGGTTCTCGGATCGGATCCTGTCGGATCGCGCGTTCCCGCCGGGGCGCGTTCGCGGCGACGCCGCTATGCGCCGATGTCGTGGTGAGGTGCGGCGGCCTTGGCGAGGTGGCGGGCGACCTCCCCAGCTCGGAACGACTCGATCGCCTTATATGCGTGCCGGGATCGCAGCCAGACAGACCTTGCTGCCTCGAAGCCTTCGGCCGCCTCGATCGCGCCCGCGAGCGCGGCGACACCGTGCGCTTCGCCCAACGGATACGCGCATTCCCGCGCGATCGCGATCGCTTCCTCAGCATGGGAGCGGGCGGTTCCATGCTGGCCTTGCCTTGCCAGACAACGAGACAGCGCGCTCAACGAGTCGACGATGCGCAGCCTGAAGTCGGACCCACGCGCGAGGTCGACCGCCTGCCGCGCCCACCGTGCGGCGGCGTCCACCTCGCTGTCGGCCATCTCGAGATCGGAGAGGCCAACCAGCACGCTGCATTCGCGGTATCGATCGCTGATGGCACGGGCAATCTGCAATGCCTTGAGGTAGTGCGCCCGAGCACCGCGCAAGTCGCCTCTTCGGACCAATGCGATCGCGATGACGTCTTCCGCCTTCAGTAGTTCGCGAAAGCCGCCGCTCTCGGCCCGGCTCACGTTCGACTGCGCATAGTCGAACCCCGTGCTCACCATGCCGAGCTCGAGAAAGCACGCCGCGAGATCCTGCCGGAGTGTCAGCTCCGTCCGGGGATCGCCGGTATCCCGTGCTGCCTCGGCTGCGTCGGCGAGGCCGCCCGCCGCGTCGCGCAGGTTGCCCGCGTAGGTGAGGACGTACGCGGCCAACCCGTTCGCGCGGTACCAGTTCGGCGAACCCGCCATCGCCTTGCGCAGAACGTCGGACTGGCGTACCGCTTCCTCGAGGTCTCCGAATCTGACCAACGCCACCAGGAGGTTCTCCCTCGTGGTCTCGACCAGCGTCAGGTTGCCAGCGCGGAGGTGCTCGTCCATCCCGGCGCGAAGGTGAACGAACGAGGCCTCGCGATCTCCCAACGTTAGCGCGGCGATCCCGAGGTTGGCCTGGATCGTGCCGACCGGGCCGGTACCGGATCGCTCGCACCGGTCCAGCGCAGCCCTCCAGTCGTCGTACCCGCGCCGCAGGTCGCCCACCAGATAGTGCAAGGCGCCGCGACTGTTCAGCATCGCGGCGATCGCTTCGTCGGACCCAGCTCGTTGCGCCGCGGCGAGCCCTGCTTCGACCGTGATCTTCCAGTCGACCGCGTGCCTGCGAAGCATCAGGTACGCCCGGAAGGCATCCGCGAGATGGAAGGCCGCCTCGACCGGCCCCTCCTCTGCTGCGTCGCGAACCGCGGCGACGATCGCCGAACGTTCGTCGTCCAGGTCCGCGAGGGTCGCGTTCGCCACTTCGACGGCGTAGGCCGACTCTGGTCGATGCATCCTGCTCAGATTGATCGTCGAGCCTGCCGCGGCGTCCGCGAGCGCCGTGTAGTACTCGAACAGCCGCGTACGCGCGGCAAGCCGGCTCTCCGGACTCTCCTCCTCCATGCCGCGGGCCCGCCCGTACGCGCGGATGAGATCGTGCAGCTGGTAGCGCCCTGGAGTCATCCGCAACAACAGGCTCGCGGAGGCCAGCCCCTCGAGCCGGTCGTCCACGACCGACGCGGGCGTGCCAGTCATCGCGGCGGCCGCCCCAGCGCTGAAGTCGAGCCCAGGAACGAAGCAGAGCAGGCGAAACAGCCGTTGCTGATCGCCGGACAGCCAACGATACGACCGGTCGAACGCGGCGGAGAGGCTCGCCTGCTCGTCCCCCTCGACGCCGAGCGCCACGATCGCGCCCTTGCTCCGCAGGTGATCGACGTACTGCCGAACGGGCAGCTGCGGCCGGATGGACAGGTGCGCCGCCGCCACCCGCAACGCCAACGCGAGCCCACCGCAGCGCGCTATCAGCGCGTCCATCGCTTCCTCGTCGGCAGCCGCACGAGCGTCGCCCAAGGTTTCGTTCAGCAACTCGAACGACTCCGGCGCGGACAGCGTGGGCACGTCGATGCGCTTCACGCCAGGCGACACGACGAGCCCCGCGAGCTCGTTGCGGCTGGTGACCACGACCGCGCAGCCCGGTGTGCCGGGAAGCAGATCACGGACCTGCGACTCGGTGCCGACGTTGTCGAGCACGACGAGGATCCGCTTGCCAGCAACGAGAGTACGGAACGTCTCGATCAGCTCGCCGCGCAGCAGCGGCATCGTCTCCGACGGCTGACCGAGCGCCCGGACGAACTGCCCGAGTACCTCTTCTACCCGCAGCGGGGTCGAGTCGGAGTAGGCCTGCAGATCGACATAGACCTGCCCGTCTGGGAACCGTTCGGCCGCACGATGCGCGCCCTGCAAGGCCAAAGCGGTCTTTCCGATGCCAGCGATTCCCGTCAGCAGGACGACCGGGGCAGCCCGGCCATCAGCGGCGGCCTGGAGCGCTTCGGTCATCCACTCCAGCTCGGCTACCCGGCCGACGAAGGCGGCGTGCGCAATGGGAAGTTGACGAGGGATCCGTTGCCTAGCGAGCGAATCCGAAGCGGGCTTAGCGAAACGGCCAGCCTCGTCGCTATGCAGGGCCTCGTCGTGGATCTCTCGCAGGTCCGGACCTGGCGCGATGCCGAGCTCGTCCGACAGCACCGCCGTGACCTGCTGGTACGCGGCGAGCGCCTCGCTCCGCCGGCCCGCGGCGAGCAACGCGGACATCAGTAACACCCAGAACCGTTCGCGCAGCGGGTGTTCGTGCACGAGAGCGGTCAGTTCGCTCACCAGGTCGTCGTGCTTGGCGAGCGCGAGATCGGCATCGATTCGACGTTCCAGGGCGTCGAGATACTTCTCGTTGAGCTTCGACACTTCGTTGCGCTGCAACATGTCGGAAGGGATGTTCGACAACGCTGGGACGCCGCGCCACAGTTCCAGTCCGGCCCGAAGGTCGTCCGCCTGGACCTCGAGCTGGCCCGAGCTGGCCGCCTCGGCGGCCAGCCGCACCGACTTCTCGAAGCGGTCGAGGTCGACGCTGCCGGGGGGCGCGACGAGGCGATAGCCACCGCCGTCGGTGACGATCACCTGACCCGGAAGCAGCCGCCGCAACCGCATCACGTACTTCTGCACCACAGCGGACGCATCGGCAGGCATCGACTCGTCCCAGAGCAGGTCGATCAGCTTCTCGACCGATACCACCCTGTTGCGATGCAGTAGCAAGGCGGCGAGGAGGACGCGTTGCTTGCCCGCGCCAATCTCCACTGGTACCCCGTTGACGGCTACTTCCAGCGGACCGAGGACACGAAAGTGGAGCTCCGTCACGACCACCCCTAGCACGGCGTCTACTGACCGATAGGCACAGTAGGAGTTGCCCTGCCATGGTACTCGTCGTGTCCGGTTCCGGACGTCGACCGGTTGAGCTACCCGGAGGCGACGGCCGGTCTGTGCTGGCGCAGCCTGTCAACAGCGGCTTGCCAGGCCTCCGACTCGATCTCGGCGAGCGCTATCACCCTGCCGACAAGGTGTTCGGGCACCGCGTCGAGGACCCTGTTGCGCTCCGTACGATCGGAGATCTCCGAGGTGAGCCAGCGCAGCAGGATCCGTCCGGAGTCGGTGTAGCGGAGGCTCGGATCGCGGTGCAATGCCTGGAGGACGCCTGCCCTGCTGTCCGCCATGGCGACCGGCCGTCGCTGCGCGGGGACCGCGGTCAGACCCGCCTGGACGGCGGGCGCGGAACTGGACCGCACCTCCTCCGCCTTGCCTTCCGTCGTGGCGGTGCGCTGGGTCGGCCGAACGGGGTCGAGACCGGCCAGCAGTCGCCGGCGAACGTCGTGGGCAGTCGACGCGGATACCCCTGCGGCCCGGGCGATGTCGCGCAGGGACGCGGTCGGGTCGTCGCGCATGAGCTCGCTCGCGATCTGACGGCCAGTCGCTCCGTTGATGGGACGGACTCGCCCGTCGCGTCCCACACGTGCGTCCGGCAGATCCGCTGGTTGGCTCAGCCGGGTACGGACTTTTCGTACCGTCCCCGGCGCGACGCCGGCAACCGCGCCGATCATCCGGTCCGACCACTGCGGATGTGACCGTACGATGCGTCGCGCCGCGGACGTCCGGTCCGCCAACGACAACGGCAACCCATGGGCGACATTCGACTGCACAGCAAGGACGAACGCATCGCTGTCACTCCCCTCGAACATCCGCGCGGCGATCGTCGTCTGCCCACGCATAATGGCGGCGCGCAGGCGATGCATGCCGTCGATGACCCGCATGGACGGACTGTGCACGGTGATCGGAGGAAGGTGGCCGACCGACTCGGCCAGGACGCGGATGTGCTCCTCGTTCTCGCCACCCGCGCGCGGCGAACGAGCCGGCCGCACCTTGCGCACAGCTAGCTGGACGACTGGGCTTCCGGCAAGTTGGTGCTCCGACCAGTTGGCTGTCGCACCCCCCTCGCTAGCGGCATCCGATGTCGCCTCGTATGTCATGGTGGATCTCCCTACAACGGAACGTTCGTGCGCGCCGGCAATCAGTGTGATTGCCCCCAATGCCGTCTCGATGCCGTCCCAATGCCGCGCGGCGCCGGTCCTATGTGCCGGCGCCCAGCAGGATGAACGTGAGGGACCGCACGCGGTCCTCGTCGGTGTCCGCGACGACGGCGAGCCCAGGGATGCCGTCGAACGCCACCTGACCTCCGCCATGCAACCTGGCGGGGAGTTGCTCGGCCGGACCGAACGCCCCGGCCAGCTCGTCGATGCTCAGATCCACGGCGAGCTCGACGTAGGCGATCTCCCCAGGCGTTCGTGCCGGGACGAACACCACGTCCTCAACCCCCGGCGGCAGCGTGGAGGTCTCGAGCTGGTATCCGCAGTCGACCAGCGTCGCGGGGTCGATGTCGAGCGCCTCAGCAACCGCCGCCACGGTGCGGTCGGACAGCTGAGCCACTGCTTGTGCCCAAGCCTGGGCGCGCTCCGCAACGTTCACGGGACAGGAGGAGGCGGGACGTCGACGGGCGGCGGCACAACAGGACGGCCAAAGGCACGCGACGCCGCTTCTCCGACGGCCCAACCGTCTGCCTCCTCTGGAAGCCGGCGATATTGCTCGTAGAGGTCCTCGAACTCCTGTTTGGCGTCGAGCACATCCTGGTAGAGGCTCATCCGGTCCGCATAGTCGATGGACTTGTCCGCCCTCTTCTTCAGGTATCTCTCCTTCGCCCGGGCGTACTTCTTGCTGGCAGCCGGGAGCTCCTTCCCCACAAGCCTGTTCGTGGCCTCGAGACCTTCACCGACGACACTCGTCAGCCAGCTCTTGGCCGCTTCGAGTTCGGCGGAGCCGGCGACCAGCGGATTGTCCACCGCCGTTGCCAACACGTCGGTGTTCGTGATGAACAACGTCTTGAGGATCGTCCCGATGCTGGCGCCTCGGGCGGCCAGCAGGCGAGCCATCAGATATGCCTGCTCCGCATGCCGTCCCTCGTGGTAAACGCACTGGACCAGCCCGGCGAACCATGTGGGATCATCTGCCTGGATCATCGATTCGTCGATCTTGACCGTCCAGGTAGCGGCGTTGAACCGCCCGTCGACCTTCCGAGGCAGTTTCCGGGGCAGAAGCCGAACCGGCGGGACGCCGCTCTTGGCCAGTTGCACGTTGAGCGCCTCTTCGACCCGCTGGACCCGAACCGCCACAGGCTGGCTTGGCCAGTCGCCTTCCAGCGCCCGCATGGCCGCGGCGTAGTCGGCGATCGCGGACGGATCGGCCAGTCCCGACTGGGTGGCCGGGGTGCTCGGGCCTGACGGCGACGGCCCGGACGCGCGCAGCGCTTGGAGGATCGGCGAGTCGTCCGGCGGGCTGGTCGACGCCAACTCACCCTCTACCCACACGGTGCCGTCTGCCAGGATCTCGACATAGGTCCGCATGCTGGTAGCGAGGTACCGTTCGGCGTTGGGCCAGGTGCCTACCAGGGGTCGAAGATGCGGCGGAACGACGTCCATCGGGTTCGTCCGCTCGCCGCTGGGAAGACCGAAGTAGTGCCGGACCAAGCCTTGCAGGAAGACCCACTGATACCGAGACGCCTGGTCCGCGCGCAGTCGGACGAGCGCCCCACGCTGTTCGTCGGGACTTGCATCCGGATCTTGGGCTTCCATCCGTTCCAGCTCAGCCCACCAGGGCGCCTGCATCAGGTGGACGAGCTCATGGGCCATCGCCGCCGCCATCGTCACGAACGGTCCACACTTGACGAACGCCGCCCCTCCCCGCAGGAGCGGATTGGACTCCCCCGGTGGC is part of the Tenggerimyces flavus genome and encodes:
- a CDS encoding AfsR/SARP family transcriptional regulator, whose protein sequence is MTELHFRVLGPLEVAVNGVPVEIGAGKQRVLLAALLLHRNRVVSVEKLIDLLWDESMPADASAVVQKYVMRLRRLLPGQVIVTDGGGYRLVAPPGSVDLDRFEKSVRLAAEAASSGQLEVQADDLRAGLELWRGVPALSNIPSDMLQRNEVSKLNEKYLDALERRIDADLALAKHDDLVSELTALVHEHPLRERFWVLLMSALLAAGRRSEALAAYQQVTAVLSDELGIAPGPDLREIHDEALHSDEAGRFAKPASDSLARQRIPRQLPIAHAAFVGRVAELEWMTEALQAAADGRAAPVVLLTGIAGIGKTALALQGAHRAAERFPDGQVYVDLQAYSDSTPLRVEEVLGQFVRALGQPSETMPLLRGELIETFRTLVAGKRILVVLDNVGTESQVRDLLPGTPGCAVVVTSRNELAGLVVSPGVKRIDVPTLSAPESFELLNETLGDARAAADEEAMDALIARCGGLALALRVAAAHLSIRPQLPVRQYVDHLRSKGAIVALGVEGDEQASLSAAFDRSYRWLSGDQQRLFRLLCFVPGLDFSAGAAAAMTGTPASVVDDRLEGLASASLLLRMTPGRYQLHDLIRAYGRARGMEEESPESRLAARTRLFEYYTALADAAAGSTINLSRMHRPESAYAVEVANATLADLDDERSAIVAAVRDAAEEGPVEAAFHLADAFRAYLMLRRHAVDWKITVEAGLAAAQRAGSDEAIAAMLNSRGALHYLVGDLRRGYDDWRAALDRCERSGTGPVGTIQANLGIAALTLGDREASFVHLRAGMDEHLRAGNLTLVETTRENLLVALVRFGDLEEAVRQSDVLRKAMAGSPNWYRANGLAAYVLTYAGNLRDAAGGLADAAEAARDTGDPRTELTLRQDLAACFLELGMVSTGFDYAQSNVSRAESGGFRELLKAEDVIAIALVRRGDLRGARAHYLKALQIARAISDRYRECSVLVGLSDLEMADSEVDAAARWARQAVDLARGSDFRLRIVDSLSALSRCLARQGQHGTARSHAEEAIAIARECAYPLGEAHGVAALAGAIEAAEGFEAARSVWLRSRHAYKAIESFRAGEVARHLAKAAAPHHDIGA
- a CDS encoding ParB/RepB/Spo0J family partition protein: MRKVRPARSPRAGGENEEHIRVLAESVGHLPPITVHSPSMRVIDGMHRLRAAIMRGQTTIAARMFEGSDSDAFVLAVQSNVAHGLPLSLADRTSAARRIVRSHPQWSDRMIGAVAGVAPGTVRKVRTRLSQPADLPDARVGRDGRVRPINGATGRQIASELMRDDPTASLRDIARAAGVSASTAHDVRRRLLAGLDPVRPTQRTATTEGKAEEVRSSSAPAVQAGLTAVPAQRRPVAMADSRAGVLQALHRDPSLRYTDSGRILLRWLTSEISDRTERNRVLDAVPEHLVGRVIALAEIESEAWQAAVDRLRQHRPAVASG